In Dromaius novaehollandiae isolate bDroNov1 chromosome 14, bDroNov1.hap1, whole genome shotgun sequence, a genomic segment contains:
- the TMEM186 gene encoding transmembrane protein 186: MAAARLCVIRSKVCVAPSLGRCLQNEFWTSLWKKDIRPSCFFGTWVRSRPQSWRVSGVGTYLGTRQVQSEWLCSSAAASVVQPKAADEKTEEFRLVYRFPGIKYCRVLSRLKLLQTAITTVTLPPVCYLYLHGQVSQAILLYTAGIACFAGVMLYGMSYFFRRIIGLIYLNETGSTVKVAHLTFWGRRKDIVCPLETVMTLGDVGDGKGELLLQFKRYNSTDILYFTLKFGQIVDKEKFIQIFGDLE; the protein is encoded by the exons ATGGCGGCG GCTAGACTCTGCGTAATTAGGAGTAAAGTCTGCGTGGCACCATCTTTGGGGAGATGTCTGCAAAATGAGTTCTGGACAAGCTTGTGGAAAAAAGATATTCGCCCATCCTGCTTTTTCGGTACGTGGGTGCGCTCTCGGCCACAGAGCTGGCGCGTTAGCGGTGTTGGTACTTACCTTGGGACACGGCAAGTGCAATCTGAGTGGTTGTGCAGTTCAGCCGCCGCTAGCGTGGTCCAGCCTAAGGCTGCGGATGAGAAAACTGAAGAGTTCAGGCTGGTCTACAGATTTCCAGGGATTAAGTACTGTAGAGTGCTGTCGAGACTGAAGCTGCTACAGACTGCCATCACCACAGTCACGCTGCCTCCTGTCTGTTACCTGTACCTGCACGGCCAGGTTTCTCAGGCTATCCTGCTGTATACAGCTGGCATTGCTTGCTTTGCTGGTGTGATGTTGTATGGTATGAGCTATTTTTTCAGACGAATCATTGGACTAATCTACTTAAATGAAACTGGCAGTACTGTTAAAGTGGCCCACTTGACCTTTTGGGGAAGACGGAAGGACATTGTGTGTCCGCTAGAGACGGTGATGACTTTGGGTGATGTTGGAGATGGCAAAGGCGAGTTACTTCTCCAGTTCAAACGGTATAATAGTACAGATATCTTATATTTTACACTTAAGTTTGGCCAGATTGTAGATAAAGAGAAGTTTATTCAAATATTTGGAGACCTTGAGTGA